The proteins below come from a single Pseudomonas chlororaphis genomic window:
- a CDS encoding RNA helicase: MTQEIGGFAALELHPNIVAAVVATGYEEPSAIQQQSIPIILAGHDMIGQAQTGTGKTAAFALPILHRIDPSKREPQALILAPTRELALQVATAFETYAKQMPGVTVVAVYGGAPMGPQLKAIRNGAQIVVATPGRLCDHLRRDEKVLATVNHLVLDEADEMLKLGFMDDLEVIFKAMPETRQTVLFSATLPQSIRAIAERHLKDPKHVKIQSKTQTVTAIEQAHLLVHADQKTSAVLSLLEVEDFDALIMFVRTKQATLDLASALEAKGYKAAALNGDIAQNQRERVIDSLKDGRLDIVVATDVAARGLDVPRITHVFNVDMPYDPESYVHRIGRTGRAGREGRALLLVTPRERRMLQVIERVTGQKVAEVRLPDAQAVLDARIKKLTNSLSPLVADAESTHGDLLDRLTADIGCTPRALAAALLRKATNGQALNLAAIEKERPLVPNSAPRGDRPERSGDRPDRGDRERRAPIPLAEGRARCRTALGARDGIAAKNLLGAILNEGGLAREAIGRIQVRDSFSLVELPEDGLEKLLTKLKDTRVAGKQLKLRRYRED, encoded by the coding sequence ATGACCCAGGAAATCGGCGGCTTCGCCGCTCTTGAACTTCATCCCAATATTGTCGCTGCAGTAGTCGCTACCGGCTATGAAGAGCCTTCGGCCATTCAGCAGCAGTCGATCCCGATCATCCTCGCCGGTCACGATATGATTGGCCAGGCGCAAACCGGTACGGGTAAGACCGCCGCGTTCGCCCTGCCGATCCTGCACCGCATTGATCCGTCCAAGCGCGAGCCGCAAGCTCTGATCCTGGCCCCAACTCGTGAGTTGGCGCTGCAAGTTGCAACCGCTTTCGAAACCTACGCCAAGCAAATGCCAGGCGTGACTGTCGTGGCTGTCTACGGCGGCGCGCCGATGGGCCCACAACTGAAAGCAATCCGTAATGGCGCACAAATCGTTGTCGCCACCCCTGGCCGTCTGTGCGACCACCTGCGTCGTGACGAGAAAGTCCTCGCCACCGTGAACCACCTGGTTCTCGACGAAGCGGACGAAATGCTCAAGCTGGGCTTCATGGACGACCTGGAAGTCATCTTCAAGGCCATGCCGGAAACCCGTCAGACCGTCCTGTTCTCGGCCACCTTGCCGCAGTCGATCCGTGCGATCGCCGAGCGTCACTTGAAAGACCCGAAACACGTCAAGATCCAGAGCAAGACCCAGACCGTCACCGCGATCGAGCAGGCTCACCTGCTGGTTCATGCTGACCAGAAGACCTCTGCCGTGCTGAGCCTGCTGGAAGTCGAGGATTTCGACGCCCTGATCATGTTCGTTCGCACCAAGCAAGCGACCCTGGACCTGGCCAGCGCCCTGGAAGCCAAAGGCTACAAGGCTGCCGCGCTGAACGGTGACATTGCCCAGAACCAGCGTGAGCGCGTCATCGACTCCCTCAAGGATGGCCGCCTGGACATCGTCGTGGCGACCGACGTGGCTGCCCGTGGCCTGGACGTTCCGCGCATCACCCACGTGTTCAACGTAGACATGCCGTACGATCCGGAATCCTACGTCCACCGTATCGGCCGTACCGGCCGTGCCGGTCGCGAAGGTCGTGCACTGCTGCTGGTCACCCCGCGTGAGCGCCGCATGCTGCAAGTGATCGAGCGTGTGACCGGCCAGAAAGTGGCCGAGGTTCGCCTGCCGGACGCCCAGGCCGTGCTCGATGCTCGCATCAAGAAACTGACCAACAGCCTGTCGCCGCTGGTGGCCGATGCCGAATCGACCCATGGTGATCTGCTCGACCGCCTGACTGCCGACATCGGTTGCACTCCGCGTGCCCTGGCTGCTGCCCTGCTGCGCAAGGCCACCAATGGTCAGGCGCTGAACCTGGCGGCCATCGAGAAGGAACGTCCACTGGTGCCGAACAGCGCACCGCGTGGCGACCGCCCTGAGCGCAGTGGCGATCGTCCGGACCGTGGTGACCGTGAGCGTCGCGCACCGATCCCGCTGGCCGAAGGCCGCGCTCGCTGCCGTACCGCCTTGGGTGCCCGTGACGGCATCGCGGCCAAGAACCTGCTGGGTGCCATCCTCAACGAAGGTGGCCTGGCGCGTGAGGCCATCGGTCGCATCCAGGTGCGTGACAGCTTCAGCCTGGTTGAACTGCCGGAAGATGGCCTGGAAAAACTGCTGACCAAGCTCAAGGACACCCGCGTGGCCGGCAAGCAACTCAAGCTGCGTCGCTACCGCGAAGATTGA
- a CDS encoding phospho-2-dehydro-3-deoxyheptonate aldolase, whose amino-acid sequence MSQPWSPDSWRALPIQQQPRYPDAAHLSRVEQTLASYPPLVFAGEARELRRQFAEVTQGRAFLLQGGDCAESFAEFSAAKIRDTFKVLLQMAIVMTFAAGCPVVKVGRMAGQFAKPRSANDETIDGVTLPAYRGDIVNGIGFDEKSRVPDPERLLQSYHQSTATLNLLRAFAQGGFADLHQVHQWNLDFIANSALAEKYSHLADRIDETLAFMRACGMDSSPQLRETSFFTAHEALLLNYEEAFVRRDSLTNDYYDCSAHMLWIGDRTRQLDGAHVEFLRGVNNPIGVKVGPSMDPDDLIRLIDALNPDNDPGRLNLIARMGANKVGDHLPPLLRAVQREGRQVLWSSDPMHGNTIKASSGYKTRDFAQILGEVKQFFQAHEAEGTYAGGIHIEMTGQNVTECIGGARPITEDGLSDRYHTHCDPRMNADQSLELAFLIAETLKQVRR is encoded by the coding sequence ATGAGCCAACCCTGGAGCCCTGACAGCTGGCGCGCCCTGCCGATCCAGCAACAACCCCGTTACCCCGACGCCGCGCACCTGTCGCGGGTGGAGCAGACCCTGGCCAGTTATCCACCGCTGGTGTTTGCCGGTGAAGCGCGGGAGTTGCGCCGTCAGTTCGCCGAGGTGACCCAGGGCCGGGCGTTTTTGCTGCAAGGTGGCGATTGCGCCGAGAGCTTTGCCGAGTTCTCGGCGGCGAAGATCCGCGACACCTTCAAGGTCCTGCTGCAAATGGCGATCGTCATGACCTTTGCCGCCGGCTGCCCGGTGGTCAAGGTCGGGCGCATGGCCGGACAGTTCGCCAAGCCGCGTTCGGCCAACGATGAAACCATCGACGGTGTCACGCTGCCAGCGTACCGGGGCGATATCGTCAACGGCATCGGCTTCGACGAAAAAAGCCGCGTACCGGACCCGGAGCGACTGCTGCAGTCCTACCACCAGTCCACGGCCACCCTGAACCTGCTCCGCGCCTTCGCCCAGGGCGGTTTCGCCGACCTGCACCAGGTGCACCAATGGAACCTGGACTTCATCGCCAACTCGGCCCTGGCGGAAAAATACAGTCATCTGGCCGACCGCATCGACGAGACCCTGGCCTTCATGCGCGCCTGCGGCATGGACAGCTCGCCACAACTGCGCGAAACCAGCTTCTTTACCGCTCACGAGGCGCTGCTGCTCAATTACGAAGAAGCCTTCGTGCGCCGCGACAGCCTGACCAACGACTACTACGACTGCTCGGCGCACATGCTCTGGATCGGCGACCGGACCCGCCAGTTGGACGGCGCCCACGTCGAGTTCCTGCGCGGGGTGAACAACCCGATCGGGGTCAAGGTGGGGCCGAGCATGGACCCTGACGACCTGATCCGCCTGATTGATGCGCTCAACCCGGACAACGACCCGGGCCGCCTGAACCTGATCGCCCGGATGGGCGCCAACAAGGTCGGCGATCACCTGCCGCCGCTGTTGCGTGCCGTGCAGCGCGAAGGCAGGCAAGTGCTGTGGAGCTCCGACCCCATGCACGGCAACACCATCAAGGCCAGCAGTGGCTACAAGACCCGGGACTTCGCGCAGATCCTTGGCGAAGTGAAACAGTTCTTCCAGGCCCACGAGGCGGAAGGCACCTATGCCGGCGGCATCCACATCGAGATGACCGGGCAGAACGTCACCGAATGCATCGGCGGCGCACGACCGATCACCGAAGATGGGCTGTCGGACCGCTACCACACCCATTGCGACCCACGGATGAATGCCGATCAGTCGTTGGAGCTGGCGTTCCTGATTGCCGAGACGTTGAAGCAGGTCAGGCGCTGA
- a CDS encoding aromatic ring-opening dioxygenase LigB → MLPSLFISHGSPMLALEPGASGPALARLAAQLPRPKAIVLVSAHWESDELLVNANPQPRTWHDFGGFPPALYQVQYPAAGDPALAAQVAELLNAAHLPARLDTQRPADHGVWVPLSLMYPEADIPVVQVSLPSRQGPALQTRVGRALASLRQQGVLLIGSGSITHNLRDLDWNAGPESVEPWAQAFRDWMVEKLAADDEPALHDYRRQAPHAVRSHPSDEHLLPLYFARGAGGVFSVAHQGFEMGTLGMDIYRFD, encoded by the coding sequence ATGCTGCCCAGCCTGTTTATCTCCCATGGCTCACCGATGCTCGCGCTGGAGCCTGGCGCCAGCGGCCCGGCATTGGCTCGCCTCGCCGCACAATTGCCCCGGCCCAAGGCCATCGTCCTGGTGTCCGCCCATTGGGAGAGCGACGAACTGTTGGTCAACGCGAACCCGCAGCCTCGCACCTGGCATGACTTCGGTGGCTTCCCTCCGGCGCTGTACCAAGTGCAATACCCGGCAGCAGGCGACCCGGCGTTGGCGGCCCAGGTCGCAGAGCTGCTCAACGCCGCGCACCTACCGGCACGCCTCGATACCCAGCGGCCCGCCGACCATGGCGTCTGGGTGCCGTTGTCCTTGATGTACCCCGAGGCCGACATCCCAGTGGTGCAGGTGTCTCTGCCCAGCCGCCAGGGTCCCGCGTTGCAGACCCGGGTCGGCCGGGCGTTGGCGAGCCTGCGCCAGCAAGGTGTGCTGCTGATCGGCTCCGGCAGCATCACCCATAACCTGCGCGACCTGGACTGGAATGCTGGCCCTGAAAGCGTCGAACCCTGGGCCCAGGCCTTTCGCGACTGGATGGTCGAGAAACTGGCAGCCGACGACGAGCCCGCGCTGCATGACTACCGCCGCCAGGCGCCCCATGCCGTGCGCAGCCACCCCAGCGATGAACACCTGCTGCCGTTGTATTTCGCCCGGGGGGCGGGAGGCGTGTTCAGCGTTGCCCACCAAGGGTTCGAGATGGGGACGCTGGGAATGGACATCTACCGGTTTGACTGA
- a CDS encoding cytoplasmic protein, translating into MPATLSFTLKQARRLALAAQGFDGRSPPASVQPSRLNRLIERLGVLQIDSVNALVRSHYLPLFSRLGTYNPDLLDQAAWSQGRRRTLFEYWGHEASLLPMALYPLMRWRMQRAARGEGIYQQLARFGQERQDVIRRVLASVRAQGAVGAGSLSTRQEKAGPWWDWSEEKHALEWLFAAGEVTVAGRRGFERLYDLPERVLPAEILQQAPPDEAQAQRALLMRAADALGVGTEKDLRDYFRLEPADCRGRLAELEEAGELVRCQVQGWKQVAWCRPSAKIPRKVAASALLSPFDSLVWERSRTERLFDFRYRLEIYTPVHKRVYGYYVLPFLHNERIAARVDLRAERALGRLAVHAVHEEAPGLDEEGVQALALNLRRMARWLGLERVQLNCQRVSGVRLALALAQSSGD; encoded by the coding sequence ATGCCCGCGACGCTGTCCTTTACCCTCAAACAGGCCCGGCGTCTGGCGTTGGCCGCCCAAGGATTCGATGGGCGGTCGCCGCCAGCTTCGGTGCAACCCTCGCGCCTCAATCGCCTGATCGAACGCCTCGGCGTCCTGCAGATCGACTCGGTCAATGCGCTGGTGCGCTCGCACTACCTCCCGCTGTTCTCCCGTCTCGGTACCTACAACCCCGATTTACTCGACCAGGCGGCCTGGAGCCAGGGCCGACGCCGGACGCTGTTCGAATATTGGGGTCATGAAGCGTCGTTGTTGCCGATGGCGTTGTATCCGCTGATGCGTTGGCGCATGCAGCGTGCCGCCCGTGGCGAGGGGATCTACCAGCAGTTGGCGCGTTTCGGGCAGGAGCGCCAGGACGTGATTCGTCGGGTGCTGGCGTCGGTCCGGGCGCAGGGCGCCGTGGGCGCGGGCAGCTTGTCCACGCGCCAGGAAAAGGCCGGGCCCTGGTGGGACTGGAGCGAGGAGAAGCATGCCCTGGAATGGTTGTTCGCCGCAGGCGAAGTGACGGTGGCGGGGCGGCGAGGCTTCGAGCGGCTCTACGATTTGCCGGAACGGGTGTTGCCCGCCGAAATCCTGCAACAGGCGCCGCCGGACGAGGCCCAGGCTCAACGGGCGTTGCTGATGCGCGCCGCCGACGCCCTGGGGGTGGGTACGGAAAAGGACCTGCGCGACTACTTTCGCCTTGAACCGGCGGACTGCCGTGGGCGCCTGGCCGAGCTGGAGGAGGCCGGCGAATTAGTGCGCTGCCAGGTGCAGGGCTGGAAGCAAGTGGCCTGGTGTCGACCCTCGGCGAAAATCCCTCGCAAAGTGGCGGCCAGCGCCTTGTTGTCACCTTTCGATTCCCTGGTGTGGGAGCGCAGCCGTACCGAGCGGCTGTTCGATTTTCGTTACCGGCTGGAGATCTACACCCCGGTGCACAAGCGGGTGTATGGCTACTACGTCTTGCCGTTCCTGCACAACGAACGCATTGCGGCGCGGGTCGACCTGCGGGCAGAGCGGGCCTTAGGCCGACTAGCGGTGCATGCGGTGCACGAGGAGGCACCGGGGTTGGACGAGGAGGGTGTGCAGGCCCTGGCGCTGAACCTGCGTCGCATGGCCCGGTGGCTGGGGTTGGAGCGGGTCCAGCTCAACTGCCAGCGAGTGAGTGGGGTTCGGTTGGCTCTGGCATTGGCTCAGTCAAGTGGTGACTGA
- a CDS encoding spermidine synthase, which produces MTEERVEHLLAEVHDEFGMIRVFEVADYRFLEFGDAIEQSCVFTADPSWLEYDYTRAMLIGALCHEQPDSALFLGLGAGTLTQACLKFLPLEDVEAIELRPDVPRLAIEYLGLDDDPRLYIRIGDALELLETAEPADLIFVDLYTDVGPGVGHLAWGFLENCQKRLNPGGWLVINQWATDDGKPLGAALLRGLYHRHYWELPVKEGNVILIVPADLDQALDMQGLVARAEALSPQLGYSLLPLIKAIRPAT; this is translated from the coding sequence ATGACAGAGGAACGCGTCGAGCATCTGCTCGCCGAGGTGCACGACGAGTTCGGCATGATCCGGGTCTTCGAAGTGGCCGATTACCGGTTTCTGGAGTTCGGCGATGCCATCGAGCAAAGCTGCGTGTTCACGGCCGACCCCAGTTGGCTCGAATACGATTACACCCGCGCCATGCTGATCGGGGCGTTGTGCCATGAGCAACCGGACAGTGCCTTGTTCCTCGGGCTGGGGGCCGGGACGCTGACCCAGGCCTGCCTCAAGTTCCTGCCGCTGGAGGACGTCGAGGCCATCGAACTGCGTCCCGACGTGCCCCGCCTGGCGATTGAATACCTGGGCCTGGATGACGATCCGCGCCTGTACATCCGCATCGGCGACGCCCTGGAGCTATTGGAGACCGCCGAGCCGGCGGACCTGATTTTCGTCGACCTCTACACCGACGTCGGCCCTGGCGTCGGGCACCTGGCCTGGGGCTTCCTGGAAAACTGCCAGAAACGCCTCAACCCGGGCGGCTGGCTGGTGATCAACCAATGGGCCACCGACGATGGCAAGCCCTTGGGCGCGGCGCTGTTGCGCGGCTTGTACCACCGGCATTACTGGGAACTGCCAGTGAAGGAGGGCAACGTGATCCTGATCGTCCCGGCGGACCTGGACCAGGCACTGGACATGCAAGGCCTGGTGGCCCGCGCCGAAGCGCTCTCGCCACAGCTGGGTTATTCCTTGCTGCCGCTGATCAAGGCGATTCGGCCGGCGACTTGA